From the genome of Pseudomonas sp. FP453:
TTGCCCATCAACATGCAGGACAGCCCACCATTCACATCCACCTCGGTGCCGCTGATATACGACGAGCGCTCACTGAGCAGAAACAGCACGGCGTTGGCGATGTCTTCGGGCGTGCCGATACGCTGCGTTGCGGTAAAGGCTTCGCGCGCTTCAGTGATGCCTGGATGATCGTAATAAGCGGCGGTCAGTGCTGTACGAATCATTCCCGGCGCCACGCAATTGCTACGGATGCCAAACGGCCCCCATTCCACCGCCAGCTGCTTGGACAAGGCCTCGACTGCGGCCTTGCTCGGCGAGTAGGCACCGCTGTAAGGCTGTGGAATCTGCGCGGAGATCGAGCTGATATGCACGATGCTCCCGGCGCCCGACTCACGCATCAGGCGCCCGAACTCACGGGCACACAGCAGGTAGCCATTGAGGTTGACCGACAGCAGGGCATTCCAGTCGGCCAGTTCGATTTCGGCCAGGTTGGCTGCACGCAGAATGCCGGCGGCGTTAACCAATGCGTCACAGCTGCCAAACGCCTGGGCGACACGTTCGGCGGCGGCCTTGACCTGAAACTCGTCGGCGATATCACAGGCGATACTCAAGCTGCGGCCGGGGTAGTCGTTTAACGACTGCTGCAACTGTTCGCACCCTTGCAGGTTGCGATCAAGCAGCACCACATGGGCGCCGCTTTCGGCCAGCGCGCTGACAATCGAGGCACCAATGCCGCTGGCTGCGCCGTTGACGACGCAGACCTTGCCAGCAATGCCGAGCCAATCGGTGTGGAGGGGGGAGGGCGTTGTCATTGTTGTATCTCCAGAGATTCATCGCGAAAAAGACGCAACGACGCCCTTAGTCTTCATGAGTCACCCGGCGAAAATAAGGGCAAAAAACGGCGCAAATTTGCACTTTTTCTAACTGTCCCTGAAAAACTCACACCCTCCCTTTATCGATGAACTGCCACGAGCTAGACGGTTTTGCTCGCGCAAAGAAGGGCAGGCTGACTGCCCCGTCAGGTATAGGGGTTCCCTATAGGGTCCACTGGATTCGCCCTGTTCATCCGCTCGCAAAAAGGGCGCAACAATGCGCCACGGGCTCCTGATCACTCCGTACCCATGGGCCGGACACCTCGCAGAAGATTGCAGCCAAGACTCGATCCTGCCGTGTCCAACCCTGAGTGATCGACCCGTCCACCACTCTGCCACGAACTACAATAATTTCAGAGGCGTGCACCATGAACGGTACATCGACAGCAGCCCCCGGCCTGATCGACGGGCAGGCGGGTAATGACCCCCATGCGCAACAGACAGCCAAGTCCACCAGCAAACCCTTGAGTAAAGCCGTGCTCGGCGTGACGCTGGGCAATATGGTGGAGTGGTTTGACTTCGCGCTGTATTCGTCGATGGCGGTCCTGATCGGCGACATCTTCTTCCACAGCGAAAGCCGCACCACACAGCTGATCGCCATCTACGCCACCTTCGCCGCCGGGTTCCTGATGCGGCCGTTGGGCAGCCTGGTCTTCGGGCCTATTGGCGACCGCTATGGGCGCCGTACGGCGCTCACCCTGAGCATCGCGCTGATGGCGGTGGCAACCTTCTGCATTGCGTTGATTCCTTCTTACGAAAGCATCGGTATAGCGGCCCCCATTCTGTTGGTGGCGATGCGCATGCTCCAGGGCTTGTCGACCGGGGGCGAATACGGTGGTTCGGTGATTTTCATCGCCGAACATGCGCCGGATAAAAGCCGCAGCTTCCTCACCAGTTGGTTGGAGGTCGGCATCCTTTCGGGCTTCCTGCTCGGCGGCGTAGTGGTCAGCGCCTTGATGCTCGCCCTTGGTGAAGACACCATGCGTGCCTGGGGCTGGCGCGTGCCGTTTGTGATCGGTGGCCTGCTCGGCATGATCGCCCTGTACCTGCGCCTGAACCTCGAAGAAACCCCGATCTTCAAAGAGCTGCAAGAGAACGAACGCAAACAGGTGGCCAACAAACGCAGCCTGCTGTCGATGCTGGTGGACGAGTGGCCCAACCTGATCAAGAGCATGGGCCTGGTGGCGATCTACAACGTTTGTTACTACGTAGTGTTGGGCTACATCCCCGGCTACCTGACGAATGAACTGGGCTACTCCGCCAGCTTCGGCAGCGTGCTGGGGATGGTCGGCACATTGAGCATGCTGCTGTTGGTGCCGTTCTCCGGTTTGCTGGCTGATCGGGTAGGGCGCAAGCGCTTGATCGCGCTGGGTTGCATCCTGCTGATTGTATTTTCGATCCCCGCTTTCACGATGCTGCAAACCCACAACGTGGTGCTGGTGTATGTCGCGGTGCTCGGTCTGCTGGTTGCGCAGTTACTGTTTGAAGGCGCGATGGGCGCCACGCTGGTGTCGCTGTTCAAGGCACCGGTGCGTTTCAGTGCCTTGGCCCTGAGCTACAACCTGTCGGTGTCGTTGTTCGGCGGCACAGCGCCGCTGGTCAATACCTGGCTGATCGGCCAGACCGGCAACACCATGATCCCGGCTTACTACCTGATCGGCGCCGCCGTGGTGGGGCTGATCGCGATTCTGATGACCGAAGACCGCACCGGTAAACCGATGCCCTGAAGCTGTTTCCTCATTTACCGGCGGCCAGGGCTGCCGGTTTTTTTTGTCTACAGGAAGACGCGCGATGAAACTCTGCTGGATACACCCCACGGGCCGCAACGCGGCCCTTGAATCGTTGTGGAACACCATTCACCAGAGTGTGGGCGCGGCCGTGGCGCCGGGTGTGCAACTGGACTTCCGTTTCCTCGATAACAGCGGCGGCTTCACCCGTTCGCTCTACGCCGAGCACCTGAATTCGGTGCTGATGGTGGAAGCGGCCATCCAGGCCCAGGCCGACGGCTACGACGGTGTGTTTCTCGGCTGCTGGAATGACCCGTTATGGGAGGCGCGAGAAATGCTCGACATTCCGGTGGCTTCGGTGGGCGAACAATCGATGTTGGCCGCGCTCGCCATGGGCCAGCGCTTTGCGGTGATCACCGTGTCGGATAAAACCGCCGTGGCCATCGAGCGCGACATCGTCGGGTATGGCCTGAGTGAGCGCTGTATTCGTCAGCCGGTTCGTTCGATAAAACCGTTTTCCAGCCTGGAGTTATTGCTGGAAGCGACTCACTCGCCGCAGACGAGCTTTATCCCACGCCTGGAAGCCGTGGCGCAGCAGTGCATTGCCGAGGGTGCGGACGTGATCCTGGTGGGCTGTGCCTATTACGGGCCGTTGCTGCGGCGCATCGGCTACCGCCAGGTCACGGGCACTCAAGTGCCGGTGGTGGACTCTTCCACCGTGGCCCTCAAATACCTGGAAGCCATGGTGGGCATTGCCCAGTGCACCGGTGTGGTGAAGAGTACGGCGAACCTGTTCGCTGGCATCGATGCGGCTTCCATCGCCCAGGCACGCAGGGCCCTGGGCCTGTTATGAGGGCATTGCCCGATGCGTTACAGCGCACGGTGCCGACCTTCAAACTCTACGGTGAGATACTGCCGTGGGCCTCGCCAGAGCCGCTGCACAGTGAATTGATCTGCGAGCGCAGCGGCCGTCTGGACTGGCATATTCCCAATCATCGACACGCTGACTTGGTGCACTTTGTGTACCTGCGCAGCGGTACGCTTGAGGTGCAACTGGAGGCCGCCCGGCATGCCTTGAGCGGGCCAGCCTTGATTGTGGTGCCGGTGATGGCGATCCATGGTTTTGACTTGGAGCCCGGAGCGGACGGTTATTCGGTCGCCATCCAGAAGACCTTTCTCGATGAACTCATCGCCCCCGGCGAGGCATTTGCCCGGGGCCAGCACTATCGGCTTGCCGATCATCCCCAGGTCGGCGTGCTCGATGCCTTGTTCAGCTTGCTGCATAACGAGTACACCGGCTCCGCCATGGGCCGCGATGCTGCGCTGCAAGGCGTGGTGCAAGTGCTGGCGGTACAGATCGGGCGCTTGTCGGATAGCGGCGGAGCACCGCCGCGCGTGGACAGCAAAGGCTTGCACCACTTGCAGCGCTTCCAGAAACGCGTCGAGCAATGCTTTAAGCAACACGTGGCCATCGAAGTCCTGGCCAATGAATTGGGCATTACCGGCACCTACCTGAACCAGGTGTGCCAACGCCTGACGGGCAGCAGTGCGCTGCATATCCTGCATAACCGCTTGATGCTCGAAGCCCGCCGCTTGCTGATCTACACCACCTTGACCATCAGCCAGGTGGCTGATGAGTTGGGCTTTGACGATCCTGCGTATTTCACCCGGTTTTTCAAACGCCATGCGGCGATCTCGCCGAAGGTTTTCCGGCAGAAACGCGGCGCATAAAAAAGGCCGCGACAGATGCGCGGCCCCTTGGCTTAACCGAGCGGTTTACTCGGCGACGATCGCGTAGGTTTCGATTTCAACTTTCTGCCAAGGGCGCAGCATCGAATCCACTTGGATCAGGCTGCTGGCCGGGCGAATCGCATCGAACACTTCGCTGTGGGCCTTGGCCACCGGCGTTGCATCGTTGATGTCACGCAGGTAGACCACGGTGCGAACCACGTCTGCGGCGCTCATGCCGGCTTCGGCCAGCACCTTGTTCACGGTCACCAGGATGGCCTGGGCCTGCTCGTAGGCATTGCTGTGCTCGTAGTCGGGCGAGGCGCAGGTGCCGGAAATATGCAGGTGGTTGCCGACGCGCACGGCGCGGGAATAACCGAACACGGATTCGTACTGGCCGCCGGAGGAGATGTTTTGGCGAGGTGCGGTTTTGCTGGTCATGGTGGTTCTCATTTTGGGAGGGGTTGGCCGGTGGAATCTTTGACGAACAGGATCGACACCAGGCCGATCACGGCGCCGGCAATCAGGTACCAGGCCGGGA
Proteins encoded in this window:
- a CDS encoding SDR family NAD(P)-dependent oxidoreductase, giving the protein MTTPSPLHTDWLGIAGKVCVVNGAASGIGASIVSALAESGAHVVLLDRNLQGCEQLQQSLNDYPGRSLSIACDIADEFQVKAAAERVAQAFGSCDALVNAAGILRAANLAEIELADWNALLSVNLNGYLLCAREFGRLMRESGAGSIVHISSISAQIPQPYSGAYSPSKAAVEALSKQLAVEWGPFGIRSNCVAPGMIRTALTAAYYDHPGITEAREAFTATQRIGTPEDIANAVLFLLSERSSYISGTEVDVNGGLSCMLMGKIPRPGFTATAK
- a CDS encoding MFS transporter, producing MNGTSTAAPGLIDGQAGNDPHAQQTAKSTSKPLSKAVLGVTLGNMVEWFDFALYSSMAVLIGDIFFHSESRTTQLIAIYATFAAGFLMRPLGSLVFGPIGDRYGRRTALTLSIALMAVATFCIALIPSYESIGIAAPILLVAMRMLQGLSTGGEYGGSVIFIAEHAPDKSRSFLTSWLEVGILSGFLLGGVVVSALMLALGEDTMRAWGWRVPFVIGGLLGMIALYLRLNLEETPIFKELQENERKQVANKRSLLSMLVDEWPNLIKSMGLVAIYNVCYYVVLGYIPGYLTNELGYSASFGSVLGMVGTLSMLLLVPFSGLLADRVGRKRLIALGCILLIVFSIPAFTMLQTHNVVLVYVAVLGLLVAQLLFEGAMGATLVSLFKAPVRFSALALSYNLSVSLFGGTAPLVNTWLIGQTGNTMIPAYYLIGAAVVGLIAILMTEDRTGKPMP
- a CDS encoding aspartate/glutamate racemase family protein, yielding MKLCWIHPTGRNAALESLWNTIHQSVGAAVAPGVQLDFRFLDNSGGFTRSLYAEHLNSVLMVEAAIQAQADGYDGVFLGCWNDPLWEAREMLDIPVASVGEQSMLAALAMGQRFAVITVSDKTAVAIERDIVGYGLSERCIRQPVRSIKPFSSLELLLEATHSPQTSFIPRLEAVAQQCIAEGADVILVGCAYYGPLLRRIGYRQVTGTQVPVVDSSTVALKYLEAMVGIAQCTGVVKSTANLFAGIDAASIAQARRALGLL
- a CDS encoding helix-turn-helix domain-containing protein is translated as MRALPDALQRTVPTFKLYGEILPWASPEPLHSELICERSGRLDWHIPNHRHADLVHFVYLRSGTLEVQLEAARHALSGPALIVVPVMAIHGFDLEPGADGYSVAIQKTFLDELIAPGEAFARGQHYRLADHPQVGVLDALFSLLHNEYTGSAMGRDAALQGVVQVLAVQIGRLSDSGGAPPRVDSKGLHHLQRFQKRVEQCFKQHVAIEVLANELGITGTYLNQVCQRLTGSSALHILHNRLMLEARRLLIYTTLTISQVADELGFDDPAYFTRFFKRHAAISPKVFRQKRGA
- a CDS encoding Rid family hydrolase, with amino-acid sequence MTSKTAPRQNISSGGQYESVFGYSRAVRVGNHLHISGTCASPDYEHSNAYEQAQAILVTVNKVLAEAGMSAADVVRTVVYLRDINDATPVAKAHSEVFDAIRPASSLIQVDSMLRPWQKVEIETYAIVAE